A region of Pseudarthrobacter sp. NIBRBAC000502770 DNA encodes the following proteins:
- the rplE gene encoding 50S ribosomal protein L5 — MTETLETPATKIVPRLKTKYAESIKATLQDEFKYENVNQVPRLVKVVVNMGVGDAAKDSKLIDGAVRDLTQITGQKPQVTKARKSIAQFKLREGMPIGAHATLRGDRMWEFVDRLVTLALPRIRDFRGLSGKQFDGNGNYTFGLTEQVMFHEIDQDKIDRVRGMDITVVTTAKTDDEGRALLKALGFPFKTEA, encoded by the coding sequence ATGACTGAGACTCTCGAGACTCCGGCAACGAAGATCGTTCCTCGTCTGAAGACCAAGTACGCCGAATCCATCAAGGCAACGCTCCAGGATGAATTCAAGTACGAGAACGTGAACCAGGTACCCCGCCTGGTGAAGGTCGTTGTGAACATGGGTGTTGGAGATGCCGCCAAGGACTCCAAGCTGATCGACGGCGCTGTCCGCGACCTCACCCAGATCACCGGCCAGAAGCCGCAGGTTACCAAGGCCCGCAAGTCGATCGCACAGTTCAAGCTGCGCGAAGGCATGCCCATCGGTGCACACGCAACCCTGCGTGGCGACCGCATGTGGGAATTCGTGGACCGCCTGGTCACCCTGGCACTGCCCCGTATCCGCGACTTCCGCGGCCTGAGCGGCAAGCAGTTCGATGGCAACGGCAACTACACCTTCGGTCTGACCGAGCAGGTTATGTTCCACGAAATCGACCAGGACAAGATCGACCGCGTCCGCGGTATGGACATCACGGTTGTCACCACCGCCAAGACCGATGACGAAGGCCGCGCGCTGCTCAAGGCGCTTGGTTTCCCGTTCAAAACCGAAGCTTAA
- the rplX gene encoding 50S ribosomal protein L24: MAAKIKKGDLVQVITGAKAERGGDRGKQGKVLRVFTDTNRVLVEGINRVTKHTRVGQSQRGTKTGGIEVVEAPIHISNVALVDPSTKKPTRVGFRLDTVEKNGVKKTVRIRVSKSSGKDI; encoded by the coding sequence ATGGCTGCAAAGATCAAGAAGGGTGACCTGGTTCAGGTCATCACTGGCGCCAAGGCTGAGCGTGGCGGCGACCGCGGCAAGCAGGGCAAGGTTCTGCGCGTCTTCACCGACACCAACCGCGTGCTGGTTGAGGGTATCAACCGCGTCACCAAGCACACCCGTGTTGGACAGTCGCAGCGCGGCACCAAGACTGGCGGCATCGAGGTCGTAGAGGCCCCGATCCACATTTCCAACGTGGCCCTGGTTGACCCGTCGACCAAGAAGCCGACCCGCGTGGGCTTCCGCCTCGACACTGTGGAGAAGAACGGTGTCAAGAAGACCGTCCGTATCCGCGTGTCCAAGAGCTCCGGGAAGGACATCTAA